ACAGAATGCGTATCCGTACAAAATCTACTGCTGCCTGCGGATCTAATGCTGATGGCGAGACAGAAGATTACACCATCCGTGTAATTCAGGATTGTTCTGCAAAAATAGCAAGTGCTCCAACAGTTGAACAGTGCGGAACAGGAGCAGTAACGTTAACAGTAACCGGTACTTCCGGAGTAACATCATACAAATGGTACACTACCGAAAGCGGAGGAACAGCTATAGCCGGTGCTACATCAGCATCATACACTACGCCATCCCTATCGGCTACAACAACGTATTATGTAACAGCCTTAAACGGATCATGCGAATCTCTGGTTCGTACGCCGATTATCGCAAAAATAAAACCGGTTCCTAATATCACCATTACCCCTGCTTCTCCTCAAATATGCGGTGAAGAAGATTTAGTACAGATCTCTGCAGCAGGAAGTACAGAAGTAGTCGATTTATTAAATGAGACTTTTGAAACATCAGGACTTGGCGCTTTTACAAAAGCAAATATCGCCAATGGTGATGCCGCAACAGAATGGCAGCAAAAAACCAGTGTTTACAAAACTGTTTCCGGTGTTTGGAAACCGGCAATCAGCTCCGGAGCGATAGGCAACAAATTTGCTTTTACGACTTCTGACTATAGTATTACCAACACAAGAAATTTAGCATTACAAACAACAAACAGCTATAACACTACAAATTTCATCGATTTATCATTGACATACAGACAGTATTTCTCTTGTTATGGAAACGGAGACAAGGCTATCGTTGAAGTTTCAACAGATAACGGGACTTCCTGGACACCGGTACAAACATTCACCTCAAGTCAGGGATCACCTGGTAAATTCGCAACTGTAACTATTCCGTTAAACAGCTATGTAGGAGTTGCAAACCTGAAATTAAGATTCCTATATACCGCAGTTTATGCTGACGGATGGGCTATTGATGATGTTGTTTTAAGCGGAACAAGACCGTTAACATCAAACTTTACCTGGACAGGAGCTACGATTGATGCCTATACTGATGCTGCCGGAACAGTACCATATACCAACCAGGCTGTAAACGTCGTTTACATCAAACCTTCTACTGCTCAGTTAGAAGTAAACAACTGGTCGTTTACTGCGAATGTACAATTAACCAATGGCTGTACTGCTTCAAAATTAGTTAACGTTACAAACAAATCTAAAGTTTGGCAGGGTAACAACGGTAACTGGAATGATCCTAACAACTGGCTTCCTGTAGGAGTACCAGCAGCAGACAACTGTGTAATCATCAAACCGGCTACAAATTATGCTAATGTAAACGGAACCAACTATGTAGGTTTAGCAAAAACATTAACCGTAAGAACAAATGCCCGTCTTGAAGTTCCAACAGGAAACGGTGTAAACGTGGTTAACAAAATTACAGTACAAAACAACGGTACTTTCAATTTAGCGAACAGCGCCAGTATTATCCAGACAGATAATGTTGCCAATTCCGGAATTGTAAACATCAAACGTACGACACAACCAATGTATCGTTATGACTTTACGTACTGGAATTCACCGGTAACCTTAGCTTCTAATTTTACTTTAAGCGCTTTATCTCCAAACACTTTGTCTGACAAATACTATCGTTGGCAGCCAACAATCAACGGAGGTTACGGAAACTGGATTGGTGTAAATGCAACCACAACAGCTATGGATCCGAGAATGGGCTATATCGTGAGAGCACCACAATCATTTGATTTAAATCCGGCAAATAAAACAACCTATACGGCAACTTTTGTTGGAACACCAAATAATGGCGACATCACTATTCCGATCGCTATCGGTACAGATGCAAACGTTGGTAATGGAGTAACCGCTGATGACGACCAGTGGAACCTTATCGGAAACCCATACGCTTCAGCAATTGACGTGGTATCTTTCTTAAACGAAACAACGAATAAAACATTATTGGACGGAACCGTATATGTATGGACACACAATACTCCGATACAAACCGGAACAGCAAATCCTTTTTATGGAAACTATTCTTATAACTATACCTCTTCCGATTATGCTACTGTAAACAAATTCGGGGCTACAGCAACAGCAATTTCAGGAGGTACACAACCAAGCCGTTATATCGCTTCCGGTCAGTCTTTCTTTGTAAAAGGAATTGCAAACGGAAATGCTAAATTCATCAACAGTATGAGAGTTAGCGGATCTAACAATACATTCCTGAAAAGCGGAGCTGCACAAATTAACCCGGAAACACAGGCTGTGAATTCAGGTGAACTTGAAAAACACCGCATCTGGTTAAACTTAGCGAATGCTAACGGAGCGTTCAGTCAGATCCTGGTAGGATATGCTGAAGGAGCAAGTTTAGACTTCGACAGAGGATTAGATGGTCAGGCTTTCGGAGGAAACGGAGTAACATTCTACTCTACTATTCCGGAAATGAACCTAACCATTCAGGCACGTCCGTTACCATTCAATGAAGACGACAAAGTAGCTTTAGGATTTAACGCTAATGCTCAGGATACTTACCAGATCGGAATTGACCACCTGGACGGAGTATTCGATACGCATGCGATTTTCCTAGAAGATAAAACACTAAATGTGATCCACGACTTAAGAACAGCGCCATACAGCTTTACTTCTGCTGCAGGAACATTTAACGACCGTTTTGTATTGCGTTTCTCAAACGGAAATTTAGGAAACGTAGATTTCACAAATGAAAACGGAATTAAAATACTTAGAGGAAATGAATTAGCAGTTCATTCTTCTTCTGAAAGAATTAAAAGCATCGTTGCCTTCGACGTATTAGGCAGAAAAATAGATGAGTACAAAAATGCTGATGAAAATGAAATTACACTTAAAAATGTAAAAAAATCAACCAGCGTAGTACTTTTAAAAATAACCTTAGAAAACGGTGCTGTTGTAGACAGAAAGACTATTTTCTAAAATTGAAAAACGCTATTATTAAAAAAGCCCTTGTTCAAACAAGGGCTTTTATTTTTTTCGCAGGTAACGCACAAAACCATAAAACGGTCTTCCCGACAAATACTCCGGATCTTTTTCATTACCGTAAGCTTCCCGCTCAAAGCTGATATTCCGGTAAGCGGTATGCTTGTCCGGATACTGGCACAAACGAACCAGATATTCCAGCCCGTACCAGATAAAAAAAGGCACAATCAGCAGCTCTAACTGCTGTTTGATATGAATTTTTTCATGGTTTAAAAAAACCGGATCCTTTTTATCTTTTACATCCGCCAGGAACACAAAAGGGAATAAAGTGATTCCTCTAAAACCTTTGGGCGTTAAATATTTTAATACAAGTACGATCATTAACCTTAAAGTTCCTAAATTTGTCCGTATGGACAACCAAAATACTAAAAATAAATTAATCCCTGGAGAAGACTATTATCTCACCCCGGAAGGTTACAAGGTTTTTACCGAACAATTCCACTTAAAAAGAGGATATTGCTGTAAAAACGGCTGCCGTCACTGTCCATACGGCTACAATAAAAACACCGGAACGATACGCAAATAGAAATGGACGTCCTTTTATTAAAATACAGAATCAAAATCCATAAATCCTATCACAGGTCAGATATTCGTTATCCTTAGCGAGGCAACGCTTCAATTTATTTATTTTTCAATTCTAAGCAGTAACAATCATGACTTTTCAAGAACAAATTTTAGAAGGGATTCCTTCCGTTTTACCACAGGCTAAACCATACGAGAGCACTATTAACCACGCTCCCAAACGTAAAGAAATATTAAGTGACGAAGAAAAAAAGCTGGCTTTAAAAAATGCCCTGCGCTACTTCGAACCAAAACATCACGCAGAATTAATTAAAGAATTTTCGGAAGAATTAGAAACATACGGCCGTATTTACATGTACCGTTTGCGTCCTGATTACCGGATGTATGCCCGCCCTATTTCGGAATATCCGGGAAAATCGGAGCAGGCAAAAGCCATCATGCTGATGATCCAGAACAACCTGGATTATGCTGTGGCACAACATCCGCACGAATTAATAACCTATGGCGGAAACGGAGCCGTTTTCAGCAACTGGGCACAATACCGCCTGACGATGAAATATCTGGCAGAAATGACCGAAGAACAAACGCTGGTGATGTATTCCGGACACCCAATGGGATTATTCCCTTCCCACAAAGAAGCACCGCGGGTGGTTGTCACTAACGGGATGATGATCCCTAATTACTCCAAACCGGACGACTGGGAAAAATTCAACGCTTTAGGCGTAACCCAATACGGGCAAATGACAGCCGGCAGCTATATGTATATCGGTCCGCAGGGAATTGTACACGGAACCACCATTACCGTATTGAATGCCGGTAGAAAAATTGCCCGAAACGGAGAAGATCTGGCAGGAAAACTGTTTGTAACCTCCGGATTGGGAGGAATGAGCGGTGCGCAGCCAAAAGCCGGTAATATCGCCGGATGCATTACCGTTTGTGCCGAAGTAAACCCGAAAATAACACATATCCGCCTCAGTCAGGGCTGGATTAACGAAGTTATCGAAGACATTGATGCTTTGGTAGCCCGCGTTCGCATAGCAAAAGAAAATAAAGAAGTGGTTTCCATTGCCTATCTGGGCAACGTTGTAGACGTTTGGGAACGTTTCCATGACGAAAACATGTATATCGACCTGGGATCCGACCAGACATCCCTGCACAACCCCTGGGCAGGTGGTTATTATCCG
This region of Flavobacterium inviolabile genomic DNA includes:
- a CDS encoding GEVED domain-containing protein encodes the protein MLTSPQNNRKSDDFFKVINVFNFNQFNLKNLSFLNVIAFLSLFIYNTGYAQVSNYTFSESTSTYTAITGASTVFNNGWDNNTTPNNIAIGFTFNYNGTNYTTCSVNSNGFITFGTTLSNTNEYNPISSSTAYSGAISALGVDLKSNGSAITYKTIGSAPNRVFVVQWTNAERDAEDGDFNFQIRLNETSNTVNISYGSCQPSDNSVVYVQVGLRGSSNSDFNNRSQPSNGKWMGNTNAGTNNNDANRTRSGNSNGSYPNTNLLYTWTPSSTPPGVCIPSSSSNTFYISSYKTTGAVVDAPTNTTGYSTSGYGDYTALTPAQQIPGGGINVSLVLSGGIQTARVWVDWNKNNTFEDASEIVFTTNTSFISNTFGFVVPTGTAPGDYRMRIRTKSTAACGSNADGETEDYTIRVIQDCSAKIASAPTVEQCGTGAVTLTVTGTSGVTSYKWYTTESGGTAIAGATSASYTTPSLSATTTYYVTALNGSCESLVRTPIIAKIKPVPNITITPASPQICGEEDLVQISAAGSTEVVDLLNETFETSGLGAFTKANIANGDAATEWQQKTSVYKTVSGVWKPAISSGAIGNKFAFTTSDYSITNTRNLALQTTNSYNTTNFIDLSLTYRQYFSCYGNGDKAIVEVSTDNGTSWTPVQTFTSSQGSPGKFATVTIPLNSYVGVANLKLRFLYTAVYADGWAIDDVVLSGTRPLTSNFTWTGATIDAYTDAAGTVPYTNQAVNVVYIKPSTAQLEVNNWSFTANVQLTNGCTASKLVNVTNKSKVWQGNNGNWNDPNNWLPVGVPAADNCVIIKPATNYANVNGTNYVGLAKTLTVRTNARLEVPTGNGVNVVNKITVQNNGTFNLANSASIIQTDNVANSGIVNIKRTTQPMYRYDFTYWNSPVTLASNFTLSALSPNTLSDKYYRWQPTINGGYGNWIGVNATTTAMDPRMGYIVRAPQSFDLNPANKTTYTATFVGTPNNGDITIPIAIGTDANVGNGVTADDDQWNLIGNPYASAIDVVSFLNETTNKTLLDGTVYVWTHNTPIQTGTANPFYGNYSYNYTSSDYATVNKFGATATAISGGTQPSRYIASGQSFFVKGIANGNAKFINSMRVSGSNNTFLKSGAAQINPETQAVNSGELEKHRIWLNLANANGAFSQILVGYAEGASLDFDRGLDGQAFGGNGVTFYSTIPEMNLTIQARPLPFNEDDKVALGFNANAQDTYQIGIDHLDGVFDTHAIFLEDKTLNVIHDLRTAPYSFTSAAGTFNDRFVLRFSNGNLGNVDFTNENGIKILRGNELAVHSSSERIKSIVAFDVLGRKIDEYKNADENEITLKNVKKSTSVVLLKITLENGAVVDRKTIF
- a CDS encoding DUF5522 domain-containing protein, translated to MDNQNTKNKLIPGEDYYLTPEGYKVFTEQFHLKRGYCCKNGCRHCPYGYNKNTGTIRK
- a CDS encoding urocanate hydratase, translated to MTFQEQILEGIPSVLPQAKPYESTINHAPKRKEILSDEEKKLALKNALRYFEPKHHAELIKEFSEELETYGRIYMYRLRPDYRMYARPISEYPGKSEQAKAIMLMIQNNLDYAVAQHPHELITYGGNGAVFSNWAQYRLTMKYLAEMTEEQTLVMYSGHPMGLFPSHKEAPRVVVTNGMMIPNYSKPDDWEKFNALGVTQYGQMTAGSYMYIGPQGIVHGTTITVLNAGRKIARNGEDLAGKLFVTSGLGGMSGAQPKAGNIAGCITVCAEVNPKITHIRLSQGWINEVIEDIDALVARVRIAKENKEVVSIAYLGNVVDVWERFHDENMYIDLGSDQTSLHNPWAGGYYPAGISFEEANDMMANNPELFKEKVQETLRRHAAAINKHTAKGTYFFDYGNAFLLESSRAGADVMAPNGIDFKYPSYVQDIMGPMCFDYGFGPFRWVCTSGKPEDLANTDAIACEVLEEIMKTAPAEIQQQMADNIRWIKGAQENKLVVGSQARILYADAEGRAKIAEAFNQAIAKGEIGYVVLGRDHHDVSGTDSPYRETSNIYDGSRFTADMAIHNVIGDSFRGATWVSIHNGGGVGWGEVINGGFGMVLDGTKEASRRLESMLFWDVNNGIARRSWARNEGAVFAIKRAMETQPLLKVTIPNIVDDTLL